One part of the Perognathus longimembris pacificus isolate PPM17 chromosome 10, ASM2315922v1, whole genome shotgun sequence genome encodes these proteins:
- the LOC125358194 gene encoding ATP-dependent RNA helicase DDX19A, translated as MATDSWALAVDEQEAAVKSMNSLQIKEEKVKADTNGVIKTSTPAEKTDEEEKEDRAAQSLLNKLIRSNLVDNTNQVEVLQRDPNSPLYSVKSFEELRLKPQLLQGVYAMGFNRPSKIQENALPMMLAEPPQNLIAQSQSGTGKTAAFVLAMLSRVEPADRYPQCLCLSPTYELALQTGKVIEQMGKFHPELKLAYAVRGNKLERGQKISEQIVIGTPGTVLDWCSKLKFIDPKKIKVFVLDEADVMIATQGHQDQSIRIQRMLPKNCQMLLFSATFEDSVWQFAQKVVPDPNIIKLKREEETLDTIKQYYVLCNNRDEKFQALCNLYGAITIAQAMIFCHTRKTASWLAAELSKEGHQVALLSGEMMVEQRAAVIERFREGKEKVLVTTNVCARGIDVEQVSVVINFDLPVDKDGNPDNETYLHRIGRTGRFGKRGLAVNMVDSKHSMNILNKIQEHFNKKIERLDTDDLDEIEKIAN; from the exons ATGGCCACCGACTCGTGGGCCCTAGCGGTGGACGAGCAAGAAGCGGCTGTCAAATCG aTGAACAGCTTACagatcaaagaagagaaagtCAAAGCAGACACTAATG GTGTTATCAAAACCAGTACTCCTGCGGAGAAGACAGATGAAGAGGAGAAAG AGGACAGAGCTGCGCAGTCTTTACTCAATAAGCTGATCAGAAGCAACCTTGTGGATAACACAAACCAAGTGGAAGTCCTGCAGCGGGATCCCAACTCCCCGCTCTACTCGGTGAAATCTTTTGAAGAGCTTCGCCT gAAGCCACAGCTTCTGCAAGGCGTGTACGCCATGGGCTTCAACCGACCATCTAAGATACAAGAGAATGCATTACCCATGATGCTTGCTGAACC CCCACAGAACCTAATTGCCCAGTCCCAGTCTGGCACTGGAAAAACAGCTGCCTTTGTCCTGGCCATGCTCAGCAGAGTTGAACCAGCAGACAGATACCCTCAG TGTCTGTGCCTCTCCCCAACCTATGAGCTGGCACTTCAAACAGGAAAAGTGATCGAGCAGATGGGAAAATTTCATCCAGAACTAAAGCTTGCCTATGCCGTTCGTGGCAATAAAT TGGAAAGAGGTCAGAAGATCAGTGAGCAGATTGTCATTGGCACTCCGGGGACTGTCCTGGACTGGTGCTCCAAGCTCAAGTTCATTGACCCCAAGAAGATCAAGGTGTTTGTTCTGGATGAGGCAGACGTGATGATAGCTACTCAGGGCCACCAGGACCAAAGCATCCGCATCCAGAG GATGCTGCCCAAGAACTGCCAGATGCTGCTTTTCTCTGCCACTTTTGAAGACTCGGTGTGGCAGTTTGCCCAGAAGGTGGTCCCGGACCCcaatattatcaaactgaagcgCGAAGAGGAGACGTTGGACACCATCAAGCAGTACTACGTCCTGTGCAATAACAGAGATGAGAAGTTCCAGGCCTTGTGCAACCTGTATGGGGCCATCACCATCGCTCAAGCCATGATCTTCTGCCAT ACCCGCAAAACTGCCAGCTGGCTGGCAGCAGAGCTCTCCAAAGAAGGGCACCAGGTGGCTCTGCTGAGTGGCGAGATGATGGTGGAGCAGAGGGCTGCCGTGATTGAGCGCTTCCGAGAAGGCAAAGAGAAAGTTCTAGTGACCACCAATGTGTGCGCCCGGG GGATCGATGTTGAACAAGTGTCTGTTGTCATCAACTTCGACCTTCCTGTGGACAAGGATGGGAACCCCGACAATGAGACCTACCTGCACCGGATCGGCCGCACCGGCCGCTTTGGCAAAAGAGGCCTGGCCGTGAACATGGTTGACAGCAAGCACAGCATGAACATCCTGAACAAAATCCAGGAGCATTTTA ATAAGAAGATAGAAAGATTGGATACGGATGACTTGGATGAgattgaaaagatagctaactGA